Proteins from a genomic interval of Desulfuromonas thiophila:
- the rplB gene encoding 50S ribosomal protein L2, with the protein MAIKKFKPTSPGRRNMTASAFEEVTTATPEKSLVEPLKKTGGRNNYGRITKRHTGGGHKRKYRIIDFKRDKKEIPARVVSIEYDPNRSSRIALLSYADGEKRYILAPAGLEVGTEIVASESADIKPGNALAIRSIPVGTWVHNVELRVGKGGQLARSAGAYAMIAAKEGRYAQLRLPSGEVRLVLQDCCATIGQVGNIDHENIKIGKAGRNRWLGKRPQSRGVAMNPVDHPHGGGEGKSSGGRHPVTPWGIPTKGYKTRTNKRTDRFIVRRRTK; encoded by the coding sequence ATGGCGATCAAAAAGTTCAAGCCAACCTCGCCGGGCCGGCGCAACATGACGGCCTCGGCTTTTGAGGAGGTTACAACAGCGACACCGGAAAAGTCTCTTGTCGAGCCTCTTAAGAAAACCGGTGGTCGCAATAACTATGGGCGCATTACCAAGCGCCATACTGGCGGTGGCCACAAGCGCAAGTATCGCATCATCGACTTTAAGCGCGATAAGAAGGAAATACCGGCTCGGGTGGTTTCCATTGAGTACGATCCGAACCGTTCGTCGCGCATTGCCCTGTTGTCTTATGCTGACGGGGAAAAACGCTATATTCTGGCGCCGGCCGGATTGGAGGTCGGGACGGAAATTGTGGCCAGCGAGTCGGCCGATATCAAGCCGGGTAATGCTCTGGCAATCCGTTCGATCCCCGTTGGTACTTGGGTGCATAACGTCGAACTGCGTGTCGGCAAGGGCGGCCAGTTGGCCCGTAGTGCCGGCGCCTATGCCATGATCGCAGCCAAAGAGGGTCGTTACGCCCAGTTGCGTCTGCCCTCTGGTGAGGTTCGGTTGGTGTTGCAGGATTGCTGTGCCACCATCGGTCAGGTTGGTAATATTGATCATGAAAACATCAAGATCGGCAAGGCCGGTCGCAATCGCTGGCTGGGTAAGCGTCCCCAGTCACGTGGTGTGGCCATGAACCCGGTGGATCATCCTCACGGCGGTGGTGAGGGTAAAAGTTCCGGTGGCCGTCATCCGGTGACGCCCTGGGGGATTCCGACCAAGGGTTACAAGACTCGCACGAACAAGCGTACCGATCGCTTTATTGTTCGCCGCAGGACCAAATAG
- the rplE gene encoding 50S ribosomal protein L5, translated as MARLKDLYKKELAPKLLNDLQLSNVMQVPRVEKVVVNMGIGEAIQNIKVLESAVEELANITGQKPVITKAKKSIAGFKLREGMPIGCMVTLRHDRAYEFLDRLINIALPRVRDFKGISPKAFDGRGNYTLGIREQIIFPEIDLEKVAKVGGLNISIVTTARNDEQGRALLAGLGLPFRK; from the coding sequence ATGGCCAGGTTGAAGGATCTATACAAGAAAGAGCTGGCACCGAAACTGCTCAACGACCTGCAGCTCAGCAATGTGATGCAGGTACCGCGGGTGGAAAAGGTCGTAGTGAACATGGGTATTGGCGAGGCCATCCAGAACATCAAGGTTCTGGAGTCCGCTGTTGAGGAGCTGGCGAACATTACTGGCCAGAAGCCCGTTATTACCAAGGCAAAAAAATCCATTGCCGGTTTCAAGTTGCGTGAAGGGATGCCGATTGGCTGCATGGTGACCCTGCGGCACGACCGCGCCTATGAGTTTCTGGATCGGCTGATCAATATTGCGCTGCCACGCGTACGCGACTTCAAGGGAATTTCGCCGAAGGCTTTTGACGGGCGCGGAAACTATACCCTGGGGATTCGTGAGCAGATCATCTTCCCCGAGATTGATCTGGAGAAGGTGGCGAAGGTCGGTGGACTGAATATTTCCATCGTGACCACCGCGCGCAATGACGAGCAGGGCCGCGCGTTACTGGCTGGTCTCGGCTTGCCTTTCCGGAAGTAG
- the rplC gene encoding 50S ribosomal protein L3, whose product MVNGILGKKLGMTQIFTESGNRIPVTVIQAGPCVVVQKKQAETDGYCAVQVGFDEQKAQRLTKPELGHFNKAGKGVFRYLRELAGDVAEYEVGAEIRCADVFAAGDIVDVTGTSKGKGFQGVIKRWNFSGGRSTHGSKFHRAPGSIGCSAWPSRVFKGKKMAGQMGNAQVTVQNLEIVDVRAEQNLILVKGAIPGPKEGLVTIRKAVKA is encoded by the coding sequence ATGGTAAACGGTATTCTTGGAAAAAAACTGGGGATGACCCAGATATTTACCGAGAGCGGTAACCGGATTCCGGTCACGGTGATTCAGGCAGGCCCCTGTGTGGTGGTGCAGAAAAAGCAGGCCGAGACGGATGGTTACTGCGCGGTACAGGTTGGTTTCGACGAACAGAAGGCCCAGCGCCTGACCAAGCCGGAGCTCGGACATTTCAATAAGGCGGGTAAGGGTGTGTTTCGCTACCTGCGTGAATTGGCTGGGGATGTTGCCGAGTATGAGGTAGGGGCGGAAATCCGCTGCGCCGATGTGTTTGCCGCTGGTGACATCGTTGATGTTACCGGCACAAGCAAGGGTAAAGGGTTTCAGGGGGTCATCAAGCGATGGAATTTTTCCGGTGGTCGTTCGACTCACGGTTCGAAGTTTCATCGTGCGCCGGGCTCCATTGGCTGCAGCGCCTGGCCCTCTCGCGTGTTCAAGGGTAAGAAAATGGCCGGCCAGATGGGCAATGCCCAGGTGACGGTGCAGAACCTTGAGATCGTCGATGTGCGGGCGGAGCAGAACCTGATTCTGGTCAAGGGTGCGATCCCTGGGCCGAAAGAGGGCCTGGTGACCATCCGTAAAGCGGTCAAGGCCTAG
- the rplV gene encoding 50S ribosomal protein L22, giving the protein MEAKAKLRYVRMSPQKARLVVDMVRGKGVQEALNILRFSPQKPAGIVAALVQSAVANAEQQGVADVDRLFVKTITVDQGPALKRFIPRAQGRASKIRKPTSHVQVVLSEK; this is encoded by the coding sequence ATGGAAGCTAAAGCTAAGTTGAGATATGTCCGCATGTCACCCCAGAAGGCACGCCTGGTGGTCGACATGGTGCGCGGCAAAGGCGTCCAGGAGGCGCTCAATATTCTGCGTTTTTCGCCGCAGAAGCCCGCCGGCATCGTTGCGGCACTGGTTCAGTCTGCAGTGGCGAATGCCGAGCAGCAGGGTGTGGCGGACGTCGACCGTCTGTTTGTCAAAACCATTACGGTCGATCAGGGCCCGGCGCTCAAGCGCTTTATTCCCCGGGCTCAGGGCCGTGCCAGCAAGATTCGTAAACCAACCAGCCACGTTCAGGTTGTCCTGAGCGAGAAATAG
- the rplX gene encoding 50S ribosomal protein L24, producing the protein MAAQKLHVKKGDLVQIMTGKEKGKQGKVSRIFADKNRLTVENLNIVKRHTRPSRANQEGGIVEKEAAISASNVMLVCGACNRPTRTGIRVLESGAKVRFCKKCNEIVDK; encoded by the coding sequence ATGGCAGCACAAAAGCTTCATGTCAAAAAAGGTGACCTGGTTCAGATCATGACCGGCAAGGAAAAGGGCAAGCAGGGCAAGGTTAGCCGAATCTTTGCTGACAAGAACCGCCTGACGGTCGAGAACCTCAATATCGTCAAACGCCACACGCGCCCGTCGCGTGCCAATCAGGAAGGCGGCATCGTTGAGAAAGAGGCGGCGATTTCCGCTTCCAATGTGATGCTGGTCTGTGGTGCCTGTAATCGCCCGACCCGTACCGGTATCCGCGTTCTTGAGAGTGGCGCTAAGGTGCGCTTCTGCAAGAAATGCAACGAGATTGTAGATAAGTAA
- the fusA gene encoding elongation factor G, protein MARTVSLANTRNIGIMAHIDAGKTTTTERILFYTGVSHKIGEVHDGAATMDWMEQEQERGITITSAATTCFWKDHRINIIDTPGHVDFTIEVERSLRVLDGSVAVFCSVGGVEPQSETVWRQADKYGVPRLAFINKMDRIGADFSNGVAMMRDRLGANPVPLQIPIGKEENFRGVIDLIGMRAVVWDDETMGAKYEVVDIPSDLADEAAAAREAMLDELCSHDDALMEKYLGGEELSVEEIKQAVRKATIALQINPVICGSSFKNKGVQLLLDAVVDFMPCPTDVPAIEGVNEKGEELTRPADDKGPFAALAFKIMTDPFVGSLTFFRVYSGIAEAGTAVLNSTKDKKERLGRILKMHANKREEIKEVYSGDIAAAVGLKYTTTGDTLCDPNNVCLLESMEFPEPVIHIAIEPKTKGDQEKLGVALGKLLAEDPSLRVKTDEETGQTILSGMGELHLEIIVDRLKREFNVVANVGAPQVAYRESITKKVEVQGKFVRQSGGRGQYGDCWLRIEPQEPGAGFEFVDEIKGGVIPREYIPAVGKGAEEASHNGVLAGFPIVDVKVTVFDGSYHDVDSSEMAFKIAGSMGFKAGAAKADPVLLEPMMAVEVVVPEEYMGDVIGDLNSRRGKIMGMNARGGAQVISAHVPLASMFGYATDLRSATQGRATYSMVFDHYEQVPKAISEEIIAKVKG, encoded by the coding sequence GTGGCACGTACAGTATCTCTTGCAAATACGCGCAATATCGGCATTATGGCGCACATTGATGCCGGTAAGACGACGACGACGGAACGTATTCTGTTTTATACGGGCGTTTCGCATAAGATTGGTGAAGTCCATGATGGCGCAGCGACCATGGACTGGATGGAGCAGGAGCAGGAACGCGGAATTACTATTACCTCAGCTGCGACTACCTGTTTCTGGAAAGATCACCGCATCAACATCATTGATACCCCCGGCCACGTCGATTTTACGATCGAAGTGGAGCGGTCCCTGCGCGTCCTCGATGGATCTGTTGCCGTATTCTGTTCGGTTGGTGGCGTAGAGCCTCAGTCTGAGACTGTCTGGCGGCAGGCCGACAAATATGGCGTTCCCCGCCTGGCTTTCATCAACAAGATGGATCGGATCGGCGCCGACTTCAGTAATGGTGTCGCCATGATGCGCGACCGCTTGGGCGCCAATCCGGTGCCGCTGCAGATTCCCATTGGCAAGGAAGAAAATTTCCGTGGTGTGATCGACCTGATTGGTATGCGGGCCGTGGTCTGGGATGATGAGACCATGGGAGCCAAGTACGAGGTCGTTGATATCCCTTCCGATCTCGCAGACGAGGCTGCTGCCGCACGTGAGGCCATGCTGGATGAGCTGTGTTCTCATGACGACGCCTTGATGGAAAAGTATCTCGGCGGAGAGGAGCTCAGCGTTGAGGAGATCAAGCAGGCGGTACGAAAGGCGACCATCGCTCTGCAGATCAATCCGGTGATTTGCGGCAGTTCGTTCAAGAATAAAGGTGTGCAGCTGCTGCTTGATGCTGTGGTTGATTTCATGCCCTGCCCGACCGACGTTCCTGCGATTGAAGGGGTCAATGAGAAGGGTGAGGAGCTTACCCGCCCGGCTGATGATAAGGGCCCCTTTGCAGCGCTGGCGTTCAAGATCATGACAGATCCCTTCGTCGGTTCGCTGACTTTCTTCCGTGTTTATTCGGGCATCGCTGAAGCTGGAACGGCGGTTCTGAACTCCACCAAGGATAAAAAAGAACGTCTTGGTCGTATCCTCAAGATGCATGCCAATAAGCGTGAGGAGATCAAGGAGGTCTACTCCGGTGATATCGCTGCGGCGGTGGGGCTGAAATACACCACCACCGGCGACACGCTTTGCGATCCGAATAATGTTTGTCTGCTTGAATCCATGGAATTTCCTGAGCCGGTGATTCATATCGCCATCGAGCCTAAGACCAAGGGCGACCAGGAAAAGTTGGGCGTCGCGCTGGGAAAACTGCTGGCGGAGGATCCCTCGCTGCGTGTTAAGACAGACGAGGAGACCGGCCAGACCATTCTGTCCGGCATGGGCGAACTGCACCTGGAGATTATTGTCGACCGGCTCAAGCGTGAATTCAATGTGGTGGCCAATGTTGGTGCTCCTCAGGTCGCCTATCGCGAATCGATTACCAAGAAGGTCGAGGTTCAGGGCAAGTTTGTTCGCCAGTCCGGCGGTCGTGGACAGTATGGTGATTGCTGGCTGCGGATTGAGCCGCAGGAGCCCGGCGCTGGTTTCGAGTTTGTTGATGAAATCAAGGGTGGTGTCATCCCCCGTGAATATATCCCGGCTGTTGGCAAGGGTGCCGAGGAGGCGTCGCACAATGGCGTGTTGGCCGGCTTCCCCATTGTTGATGTCAAGGTAACGGTGTTTGACGGTTCATACCATGATGTTGACTCGTCCGAGATGGCCTTCAAGATCGCTGGCTCCATGGGCTTCAAGGCCGGTGCGGCCAAGGCAGATCCGGTTCTGCTGGAGCCGATGATGGCGGTAGAGGTGGTAGTGCCGGAGGAGTACATGGGGGATGTTATCGGCGACCTGAACAGTCGCCGGGGCAAGATTATGGGGATGAATGCCCGTGGTGGCGCCCAGGTGATCAGTGCGCATGTGCCGTTGGCCAGCATGTTTGGCTATGCCACCGATCTGCGCAGCGCTACTCAGGGCCGTGCGACCTACTCGATGGTGTTTGATCACTACGAGCAGGTTCCTAAGGCGATTTCAGAAGAGATTATTGCTAAGGTGAAAGGTTAG
- the rpsL gene encoding 30S ribosomal protein S12 has translation MPTINQLIRKGRNKKERKSTAPALKSNPQRRGVCTRVYTTTPKKPNSALRKVARVRLTNGIVVTSYIPGVGHNLQEHSVVLVRGGRVKDLPGVRYHIVRGALDLAGVKDRMQARSKYGAKRPK, from the coding sequence ATGCCGACAATCAATCAGCTGATCCGCAAGGGACGCAACAAGAAAGAAAGGAAGTCGACGGCGCCTGCGCTGAAGTCGAATCCGCAGCGGCGCGGGGTCTGTACCCGCGTGTATACCACGACTCCGAAGAAGCCGAACTCGGCGTTGCGCAAGGTTGCTCGTGTGCGTCTGACGAATGGCATCGTTGTCACCTCGTATATTCCAGGTGTCGGCCACAATCTGCAGGAGCACTCGGTTGTGCTGGTGCGTGGCGGCCGTGTCAAGGACTTGCCGGGTGTTCGTTACCATATCGTTCGTGGTGCGCTGGACCTTGCTGGGGTGAAGGACCGTATGCAGGCGCGTTCCAAATACGGCGCCAAGCGTCCCAAGTAG
- the rpsQ gene encoding 30S ribosomal protein S17, with protein MTAERRNKKKLIGVVTSDKMDKTVVVQIDDLVKHPVYKKYLKRRKTYKAHDEHNQCAVGDKILIVESRPLSRDKRWRVSQILEKSL; from the coding sequence ATGACCGCTGAACGTCGAAACAAGAAAAAACTCATCGGGGTTGTTACCAGCGACAAGATGGATAAAACAGTTGTCGTGCAGATCGATGATCTGGTAAAACACCCCGTTTATAAAAAATATCTGAAGCGCAGAAAAACGTATAAGGCGCATGATGAGCACAACCAGTGCGCTGTCGGTGACAAGATTCTGATCGTGGAGTCGCGGCCGTTGTCGCGTGACAAGCGTTGGCGCGTCAGTCAGATTCTGGAAAAGTCACTGTAG
- the tuf gene encoding elongation factor Tu, translating into MSKEKFERKKPHVNIGTIGHVDHGKTTLTAAITKVMAGQGLAQMRAFDQIDNAPEERERGITIATSHVEYETVNRHYAHVDCPGHADYVKNMITGAAQMDGAILVVSAADGPMPQTREHILLARQVGVPAIVVFLNKADMVDDAELMELVELEVRELLSAYDFPGDDIPIVPGSALKALECATGEAAEEPILELMRQVDSYIPEPERAIDQPFLMPVEDVFSISGRGTVATGRIERGVIKVQEEVEIVGMKATSKTTVTGVEMFRKLLDQGQAGDNVGVLLRGVKREDIERGQVLAKPGSIKPHTKFKAEAYILTKEEGGRHTPFFKGYRPQFYFRTTDVTGIVELPEGVEMVMPGDNIAMTVELITPIAMDKELRFAIREGGRTVGAGVVSEILG; encoded by the coding sequence ATGTCCAAGGAAAAATTTGAGCGTAAGAAACCGCACGTCAATATCGGCACCATTGGCCACGTCGACCATGGCAAGACGACTCTGACCGCCGCCATCACCAAGGTCATGGCTGGCCAGGGCCTGGCTCAGATGCGCGCCTTTGACCAGATCGACAACGCCCCGGAAGAGCGTGAGCGCGGCATCACCATCGCCACCTCCCACGTGGAATATGAAACAGTCAATCGGCACTATGCCCACGTTGACTGCCCTGGCCACGCCGACTACGTCAAGAACATGATCACCGGAGCCGCCCAGATGGACGGCGCCATCCTGGTCGTGTCCGCCGCAGATGGCCCCATGCCGCAGACCCGTGAGCATATCCTGCTTGCCCGCCAGGTCGGCGTGCCCGCCATCGTTGTATTCCTCAACAAGGCCGACATGGTCGACGACGCCGAACTGATGGAACTGGTCGAACTGGAAGTTCGCGAGCTGCTCAGCGCCTACGACTTCCCCGGTGACGATATTCCCATCGTGCCCGGCAGCGCCCTCAAGGCCCTCGAATGCGCCACCGGCGAAGCCGCCGAAGAACCCATCCTCGAGCTTATGCGCCAGGTCGACAGCTACATCCCCGAGCCCGAGCGCGCCATCGACCAGCCGTTCCTGATGCCCGTAGAAGACGTCTTCTCCATCTCAGGCCGCGGCACCGTCGCCACCGGTCGTATCGAGCGCGGCGTCATCAAGGTGCAGGAAGAAGTCGAGATCGTCGGCATGAAGGCCACCAGCAAAACCACCGTCACCGGTGTCGAGATGTTCCGCAAGCTGCTCGATCAGGGTCAGGCCGGCGACAACGTTGGCGTGCTGCTGCGCGGCGTCAAGCGCGAAGACATCGAGCGCGGCCAAGTGCTCGCCAAGCCCGGCAGCATCAAGCCGCACACCAAATTCAAGGCCGAAGCCTACATTCTGACCAAAGAAGAAGGCGGACGCCACACACCGTTCTTCAAGGGCTACCGGCCGCAGTTCTACTTCCGTACCACCGACGTGACCGGCATTGTAGAGCTGCCCGAAGGTGTTGAGATGGTAATGCCCGGCGACAACATCGCCATGACCGTCGAACTGATCACCCCCATCGCCATGGACAAGGAACTGCGCTTCGCCATCCGCGAAGGTGGTCGGACTGTCGGCGCGGGTGTCGTCAGCGAAATTCTTGGTTAA
- the rpsG gene encoding 30S ribosomal protein S7, whose product MPRRREIAKRIVLADPKFNDRLVTKFVNYLMVGGKKSVAEKIVYGAFDLIAQRSGEEALDIFKKAFENVRPVLEVKSRRVGGSTYQVPIEVRPDRRNALVIRWVMNAARNRGEKTMRERLAGELLDAAANRGSAVKKKEDTHRMAEANKAFAHYRW is encoded by the coding sequence ATGCCGAGAAGAAGAGAAATCGCGAAGCGGATCGTTCTGGCGGATCCCAAGTTCAATGATCGTCTGGTAACCAAGTTTGTCAATTACCTGATGGTCGGCGGCAAGAAGAGTGTGGCTGAGAAGATTGTCTATGGCGCTTTCGATTTGATTGCCCAGCGCAGTGGTGAAGAGGCCCTGGATATTTTCAAGAAAGCTTTTGAAAATGTTCGGCCGGTGCTGGAGGTCAAGTCGAGACGTGTTGGCGGCTCTACATATCAGGTTCCCATTGAGGTGCGGCCCGACCGGCGTAATGCCCTGGTGATTCGCTGGGTTATGAATGCAGCGCGGAATCGTGGCGAAAAGACCATGCGGGAGCGGTTGGCGGGCGAGTTGCTCGATGCCGCAGCCAATCGCGGTTCTGCTGTGAAGAAGAAAGAAGATACGCACCGTATGGCTGAGGCTAATAAGGCCTTTGCCCATTATCGCTGGTAG
- the rplD gene encoding 50S ribosomal protein L4: MAKITVYDMQKNQVGEREIADSIFDTQVRGYLIHDMVRYQLAARRQGTAASKNRSAVSGGGKKPYKQKGTGNARQGCIRAPHFVGGGAAFGPSPRSYAFKLNRKVKKAALCSALSCRFQENALTVLSELKMDKISTKEFAQLVNRFELQDALFVVDAPNLEVELSARNLRNVKVLRPEGVNVYDVMKYHALVMTEGAVEQLEGALAS, from the coding sequence ATGGCTAAAATCACTGTTTACGATATGCAGAAAAATCAGGTAGGCGAGCGCGAAATTGCTGACAGTATCTTTGATACGCAGGTTCGTGGCTACCTGATTCATGATATGGTGCGTTACCAGCTGGCGGCTCGCCGCCAGGGTACCGCAGCAAGCAAGAACCGCAGCGCGGTTTCTGGTGGTGGGAAAAAGCCCTACAAGCAGAAGGGCACCGGCAATGCCCGCCAGGGCTGCATCCGTGCACCGCACTTTGTTGGTGGTGGTGCCGCGTTCGGGCCGAGTCCGCGTAGCTACGCCTTCAAGCTTAACCGTAAGGTCAAAAAAGCGGCTCTGTGTTCGGCACTGTCCTGCCGGTTTCAGGAAAATGCTCTGACCGTACTGTCTGAGCTGAAAATGGACAAGATCAGCACCAAGGAGTTTGCCCAACTGGTGAACCGTTTCGAACTGCAGGATGCCTTGTTTGTTGTCGATGCGCCCAATCTCGAGGTCGAACTGTCGGCTCGTAACCTTCGGAATGTCAAGGTGTTGCGCCCTGAGGGTGTTAACGTCTATGATGTGATGAAGTATCACGCCCTGGTGATGACGGAAGGAGCTGTGGAGCAGCTGGAAGGAGCATTGGCGTCATGA
- a CDS encoding 50S ribosomal protein L23, whose translation MKPLHQIIKKPLVTEKTAMQKEGGNVVAFEVARDANKIEIKQAVEKAFDVKVEEVNTLIVAGKVKRVGRQFGKRPNRKKAYVTLAEGSSIDFFGV comes from the coding sequence ATGAAACCCCTCCATCAGATTATCAAGAAGCCGTTGGTGACGGAAAAAACCGCGATGCAGAAAGAAGGCGGCAACGTCGTGGCTTTTGAGGTTGCCCGCGATGCGAACAAGATTGAAATCAAGCAGGCCGTCGAAAAAGCCTTCGATGTCAAGGTGGAGGAGGTCAACACCCTGATCGTTGCCGGCAAGGTCAAGCGGGTTGGTCGCCAGTTTGGCAAGCGGCCCAATCGCAAGAAGGCCTATGTGACTCTTGCCGAAGGCAGCTCGATCGACTTCTTTGGCGTGTGA
- the rpsJ gene encoding 30S ribosomal protein S10 — MSSQKIRIRLKAYDHKLLDMAVNEIVDTVKRTGSHLAGPIPLPTVINKYCVIRGPHVDKSSREQFEVRTHKRLLDILDPTQQTVDALMKLDLSAGVFVEIKL; from the coding sequence ATGTCTAGCCAGAAAATCAGAATCCGCCTGAAGGCGTATGATCACAAGCTGCTTGATATGGCGGTGAATGAAATTGTCGATACGGTAAAACGTACCGGTTCCCATCTAGCCGGGCCTATTCCGCTGCCGACGGTAATTAATAAGTATTGCGTAATTCGTGGTCCCCATGTGGACAAGAGCAGCCGCGAGCAATTTGAGGTGCGGACCCATAAACGCCTGCTGGATATCCTTGATCCGACGCAACAGACGGTCGACGCGCTGATGAAGCTTGATCTGTCCGCTGGTGTGTTCGTCGAAATCAAGCTTTAG
- the rplP gene encoding 50S ribosomal protein L16, with translation MLMPKKVKHRKTFKGRMKGEASRGTEINFGDFGLQATMCGWLSSRQIEAARRAMTRYIKRGGKIWIRAFPDKPLTRKAAETRMGKGKGSPDSWVAVIRPGMVLYEMQGVSEEIAREAFRLAAHKLPVRTKFVSREEGSNEG, from the coding sequence ATGTTGATGCCCAAGAAGGTTAAGCATAGAAAGACATTTAAAGGGCGGATGAAGGGCGAAGCCAGCCGCGGAACCGAAATCAACTTCGGTGACTTTGGGCTTCAGGCCACCATGTGTGGTTGGCTCTCTTCACGGCAGATTGAAGCCGCCCGTCGTGCCATGACCCGCTATATCAAGCGTGGTGGTAAGATCTGGATCCGCGCGTTCCCCGATAAGCCGTTGACCCGTAAGGCAGCTGAAACCCGCATGGGTAAAGGTAAGGGTTCACCGGATAGCTGGGTTGCCGTGATTCGTCCCGGCATGGTGCTTTACGAAATGCAGGGGGTTTCTGAAGAAATCGCTCGCGAGGCGTTTCGTCTGGCGGCGCACAAGCTGCCGGTGCGGACGAAGTTTGTCAGCAGAGAGGAAGGCAGTAATGAAGGCTAG
- the rplN gene encoding 50S ribosomal protein L14, whose protein sequence is MIQMQTTLDVADNSGARKLCCIKVLGGSKRKYAGLGDIIICSVKEALPNSKVKKGDVVRAVIVRTAKEVARPDGSCIRFDKNSAVVVNNAGEPVGTRIFGPVARELRARRFMKIVSLAPEVL, encoded by the coding sequence ATGATTCAGATGCAAACCACTCTTGATGTCGCAGACAACTCCGGTGCCCGGAAGCTGTGCTGCATCAAGGTTCTGGGGGGCTCAAAGCGAAAATATGCCGGACTGGGAGATATCATTATCTGCTCGGTCAAGGAAGCCCTGCCCAATTCCAAGGTGAAAAAAGGTGATGTTGTTCGCGCCGTGATTGTGCGGACAGCGAAAGAGGTTGCCCGACCTGATGGCTCCTGCATTCGTTTTGACAAGAATTCTGCGGTCGTCGTCAATAATGCCGGAGAACCTGTGGGAACGCGTATTTTCGGCCCGGTGGCCCGCGAGTTGCGTGCCCGTCGCTTTATGAAAATCGTATCCCTGGCACCGGAAGTCCTCTGA
- the rpsC gene encoding 30S ribosomal protein S3 translates to MGQKVHPVGFRLGVIKTWESKWYADEDYSRFVHEDLKLRNYLKKRLYHAGISKIEIERAAGKMKLNIFAARPGIIIGKRGSEVEVLKKELAKLTDKEIFLNIQEIRKPEMDAQLVAEGVALQLERRVAFRRAMKRSVGQALRFGAQGIKITCSGRLGGAEMSRTEWYREGRVPLHTLRADIDYGFAEAKTTYGIIGVKVLIFKGEVLSRDL, encoded by the coding sequence TTGGGCCAGAAAGTTCATCCTGTCGGATTTCGCCTGGGAGTTATCAAGACCTGGGAATCGAAATGGTATGCAGATGAGGACTACTCGCGTTTTGTGCACGAAGACCTCAAGCTGCGGAATTATCTGAAAAAGCGTCTGTATCACGCCGGGATTTCGAAAATCGAGATTGAGCGCGCTGCAGGCAAGATGAAGCTGAATATTTTTGCGGCACGTCCAGGCATTATTATTGGTAAGCGTGGTTCTGAAGTCGAGGTGCTCAAAAAGGAGCTGGCCAAACTCACCGATAAAGAGATTTTTCTCAACATCCAAGAAATTCGCAAGCCGGAGATGGACGCTCAGCTGGTTGCTGAAGGGGTTGCGCTGCAGCTTGAACGTCGCGTTGCTTTCCGTCGGGCGATGAAGCGCAGCGTCGGCCAGGCCCTGCGGTTCGGGGCGCAGGGGATTAAAATTACCTGCAGTGGCCGCCTGGGTGGTGCCGAGATGAGTCGCACTGAGTGGTATCGTGAAGGTCGCGTGCCCTTGCATACGTTGCGTGCGGATATTGATTACGGTTTTGCCGAAGCTAAAACTACCTACGGCATTATTGGCGTAAAGGTTCTCATCTTCAAGGGCGAGGTTCTTTCGCGGGATCTGTAG
- the rpmC gene encoding 50S ribosomal protein L29 produces MKASELTGYSVEELQKKSQELSQELFNLKFQLHTGHLENTAKIPQLRKDIARVKTVLHTKLAR; encoded by the coding sequence ATGAAGGCTAGTGAGCTGACTGGTTATAGTGTTGAAGAACTGCAGAAGAAGTCCCAGGAGCTCAGCCAGGAGCTGTTCAACCTGAAGTTTCAGCTGCATACAGGTCATCTGGAGAATACGGCGAAGATCCCTCAGTTGCGGAAGGATATTGCCCGGGTAAAAACTGTTCTGCACACGAAACTTGCTCGTTAG
- the rpsS gene encoding 30S ribosomal protein S19, producing MARSIKKGPYVQDCLLRKIDPQGGAPSNKVIKTWSRRSTIIPEFVGYTFAVHNGKKFLPVYVTENMVGHKLGEFAPTRTYFGHGADKKSKKK from the coding sequence GTGGCACGTTCGATCAAAAAAGGCCCTTACGTTCAGGACTGCCTGTTGCGCAAGATTGACCCGCAGGGGGGTGCGCCTTCCAATAAGGTCATCAAAACCTGGTCCCGGCGCAGCACCATTATCCCGGAGTTTGTTGGTTATACCTTTGCGGTTCATAACGGCAAGAAGTTTTTGCCGGTTTATGTAACCGAAAACATGGTAGGCCATAAGCTCGGCGAGTTCGCCCCGACCCGTACCTACTTTGGGCACGGCGCTGACAAGAAGTCCAAGAAAAAATAA